A window of Anomalospiza imberbis isolate Cuckoo-Finch-1a 21T00152 chromosome 4, ASM3175350v1, whole genome shotgun sequence contains these coding sequences:
- the LOC137473176 gene encoding uncharacterized protein, whose translation MMSDIVSSWKLEQFVLQKCLPPIWSPGSFQGPDAYQQLCQQWESWSEENKKPKPTNKCKKRAALQGLLMVGRELSKLLKEALENVQTLEQAKEELKIQVDNLRAEVQGLCGDSLRSAVEITRLESKLGYEKLKTEELKKEVGKWIGETHDAQSAVRAVLQDVQRDRGTGPDHKVCHAKIQELEAELGVSRGIVAAIKGKRTPMGNGEGEDSLDLHPPHYDYEDDMWGANSPTRPSPYAPLREEVCQLQVGEAEASKDKKVPHDEPVSHVPLQPIDTNRAVLWFTPEQLKTVGKMLGPLTKETAINWLSRVQRLPKCQSGNFVSDLIDIVRKSMKPDDFASLPGDVQMGNVQDIGDVQLAVLKVFFPEVNPLVLFHQEKQNPEERPDAYINRKKMLYQMAGLPGSKDSPLDFDRPEFKEPLVVGLTPPLRVIAGGDAAKKPLSELEQILNQNFELQKQAFPGYMLGGKKGKTLGMSFQNAGMRKMQGDNRKDPDSKGGLGKENQQGLRFQKSNPWRAELRKRLIKYEKQEDIDGLPDAELFQKLALHEAKKTSSSHLIDPGAKAQQ comes from the coding sequence ATGATGAGCGACATCGTTAGCAGCTGGAAGCTGGAGCAGTTTGTGCTCCAGAAGTGTCTCCCCCCAATTTGGTCACCAGGGTCTTTCCAGGGCCCAGATGCGTaccagcagctgtgccagcagtggGAGAGCTGGTCGGAGGAGaacaaaaagcccaaacccACTAACAAGTGTAAGAAGCGTGCGGCTTtgcagggtttgctgatggtAGGCAGGGAGTTGTCCAAATTGCTGAAGGAGGCTCTTGAGAATGTGCAGACCTTAGAGCAGGCCAAGGAGGAGCTCAAAATCCAGGTGGACAACCTGCGGGCGGAGGTGCAGGGCTTGTGTGGGGACTCTCTGCGGAGCGCGGTGGAGATTACCCGGCTGGAAAGCAAGCTGGGCTATGAGAAGCTGAAAACGGAGGAGCTGAAAAAGGAGGTTGGCAAGTGGATTGGGGAGACCCACGATGCACAGAGCGCGGTGCGGGCGGTCCTGCAGGACGTCCAGCGGGACCGGGGCACTGGCCCCGATCACAAGGTGTGCCATGCTAAGATCCAGGagctggaggcagagctgggggtgtcaAGGGGCATTGTGGCTGCCATTAAAGGCAAGAGGACCCCGATGGGGAATGGTGAGGGGGAGGACTCCCTGGACCTGCACCCACCCCACTACGATTATGAGGATGATATGTGGGGTGCTAACAGCCCCACCAGGCCATCCCCCTATGCTCCTCTGCGGGAGGAGGTGTGCCAGCTGCAAGTAGGGGAGGCAGAGGCTTCCAAAGATAAAAAGGTCCCCCACGATGAGCCAGTCAGCCATGTCCCACTCCAGCCCATAGACACCAACAGGGCTGTGCTCTGGTTTACCCCTGAGCAGCTTAAGACTGTGGGGAAGATGCTGGGGCCACTGACAAAGGAGACAGCAATTAACTGGCTGTCCAGGGTCCAGCGTCTGCCCAAGTGCCAGAGTGGCAACTTTGTGAGTGACCTGATAGACATTGTGAGAAAGAGCATGAAACCAGATGATTTTGCGTCGCTGCCGGGGGATGTGCAGATGGGCAATGTCCAAGACATTGGGGATGTCCAGCTGGCCGTGCTGAAGGTGTTCTTCCCAGAGGTCAACCCCTTAGTGCTCTTCCACCAGGAGAAGCAAAACCCCGAGGAGAGGCCTGATGCCTATATTAACCGTAAAAAGATGCTCTACCAGATGGCTGGGCTGCCTGGCTCAAAGGACTCCCCCCTTGATTTTGACAGGCCTGAATTCAAGGAGCCACTGGTGGTGGGGCTGACACCCCCACTGCGGGTGATTGCTGGTGGGGATGCAGCCAAAAAGCCTCTGTCAGAGCTGGAGCAGATCCTGAACCAGAATTTTGAGCTGCAAAAGCAGGCATTCCCGGGGTACATGCTGggggggaagaaagggaaaacctTGGGCATGTCTTTCCAAAATGCAGGGATGAGAAAAATGCAAGGAGACAACCGAAAAGATCCCGATAGCAAGGGGGGGTTGGGGAAGGAGAACCAGCAAGGGCTGAGGTTTCAGAAGTCTAACCCTTGGAGGGCTGAGCTGAGGAAGCGCTTGATAAAATATGAGAAACAGGAGGACATTGATGGCTTGCCGGATGCGGAGCTCTTCCAAAAACTGGCCCTGCATGAGGCCAAAAaaaccagcagctcccacctgattGACCCGGGGGCTAAGGCTCAGCAATAG